From the Asterias amurensis chromosome 1, ASM3211899v1 genome, the window tgcgctttacactaGTGCTTGGGCCAGAGTTGGCTCAATACATTCCTTGTATCTCTCTCAACTtcgtggggagtatacaaccctgAGCTGCCGTGGTGTTCCAAAgactttttcatacacaatatcaacttcTACTGTCACAGGTGCCGAGCTATACCCCTGGGGAAAAGAAATAATTATAGTAGAtcaagcatcttgctcaaggattcCACACCCCGGTAGCCACTAGAATtcaatgctctaaaccacttcGACCATAACACCCTAGATTATTTCTATTTGTTCTTATGTTCCATTAGGTTGGAGAAGTTGGAGTTGATTATGTATAGAATGCCAAGCGATATCAACCCTGCCCTGACGAGTCTGCTCAAACTGTCCTCTTTGACATTTTGGCCCACGGCCAGCTTGCGAGGTTACACTCAAGGACCGTGTCCAACAGTATGTAGTGCTGGGGTGAGTGcaaactttttatttctttgggggcatggttggcttgtgcgtaaagcgcttgcttctcaccaaggtgagactggttcgatacccggccagGACTGTGAGTGGAGTTGttgttggttctctgctgtgcctgAGGGTTTTCCCAACCATCCgtttttcctccctcaggaaaaatcaaacactttcgatctctggctgtgctttgtggtcataatgggttggtgtggctggctgccaaaggagcccttgcatgcctgcttcttaaACACATTGTAGCTGCGTTttcacaattcagctcttagctgcgagtaatgATGAATAACCCCcccaaattataattatttcccCCTCCGTGGTGGTCCGGTTTATACGTTTGGGTTGGTGTAGCGCGTAGTGGTTCCTTCCATGCCCTTCAAACTCTAGGActctggttcgaatcctgcttgGGGCACtgcttgtattttgttttcagtccCAAGATGATTGCTAGTTTTTTTTCCTGGAACagttctctggggttttcttcCTTGTGGAGAGAAGGCAATTCTCTCCATTGAGTTCTTGGCTAGTGTCTAAGTTGGCCTTTGTGAGAATCCATGTCTTCACAACCAGCATTATTAAGTCAACATAAGTCTGTCTGTAGTGTTTGTTCCCGTAGATCATTTGATTTGCAAATGTTCAatgtattttattaatatttgcaGGCgactgaaataaaatgaaatgaaaataaaatgttttttttctctccaaaacaGCTGATTCAAACAAACTCTGAAAAGTGCCGAACTCTTGCAAACCTCCACAGTCTCCGTACTCTGATTTGGGGGGTGCCCATCATCACGTATAACGTACCTGAGAAGTTCTACCCTTACAACGTCACCACGGAAAAGGCAGTCAAAAGCGATAAAGTCAAGGCGCTGACGGAGATGCTTGGGAAGCAGTTTCCGAACACTGCAGTGAACGTTTTAATCGTACCGGTGGTGATCGTCAAGGATAGACAGTGCTTTTGCAGTGGCTCGTTCGACTCGTCGAGCTCATCGGAAAGCTGGACGGAGAGTGACAGCTCGGAGAGTGACTACGAGTGGGAGTGGTGAAATGATGATAACTCATAAACACTGCACGTCCATCATGGTCAAGTTCACCCAAGGATCAATGATTGATTGTTTAGTGACGTACGAAGGGGCATGCGCACAGAAGTTGTAGTGTGAACGACCGTAGTCATGTCATCAGCACGACTTTTGACTTGTTATAACTGGTCCACTCTGGTGCTGTGCTAAGAAAAAGGGTGTTGGTAACCAGTGATGCGACCATGCCTGGTAGGTTGGTTGCAAATAGTTGACTAGCATAGTCAAACTACACAGAGTTTGGGCAATGCTAGTCAAACTATGGTTAATGACAGTCCTTGGGCAAATTTGGCCATTGCTGATGCCTTTACTGCCTTGTTCCTTGTATATAAAATCACAAATGAAGGCTGACGTCATTATACAGAGAAAAGGGACCtgactattttttttacttcagtctcatttgtttgtttgataacAATGATTTGAATGATTTGAATGGGTGGACTGTTTGATTCAATCAAGTTGACATTGTACACATCTATAACGGTGCTCCATCTCTAAAAGAATGCCGCCATTAGTGAGGTCAAACGATGGAAACATGCTCGCTTGTTTGCACCTACCCACATCTCTAAATAAGCAAATAAAAGGTCTATATTTAGatcaatgagggcgctgttttagcTTGTGACATCATAGGCTAGGGGTAAAAAGCAAACAAAGATACTGAGTTTTAGGAGAAAAAAATGGCCTGACAATAATTGTTGTGATCCAAATTTACAGAAACCCAAATTATTCACTATCACTTTATCTTataggcagggtatacttttggtaattgtcaaagaccagtatccattTAGACATGAGACCTAAGAAACTTTATTACTTTCGAAAAAGAAGGAATTATTGTCCCTAtgctttgtgtatcccaacaaaccagtgaaaactttgactcctGGAGTGAGTCAGTAGTAACCAAAGTTGCACGAAAGTAGTGACAAAAACCCCACCTTGTTGCATAAAGTGGTCTGTTTTAAGATGCATGATAAAGGCTTTATGCctaaagcctttctcagattcaaattttttggctgaaaaataacctctttctctaaaactacattaattaTAACACTCACAGCTCTCTCATCAAGTACCCTTTACCAAGTATATTCTTATGGTCATTAGTTgttatagtaattaccaaacgtataccctCCCTTTCACATGTTGGACAATTATTTGATTATGTTTTGATGTTGTTAAAATGAATAGTAGTTTTACAAGAAAAACTCTTTCCCAACTGACCAGCATGAGATGAGGATGTTAAGGTCTTACAGCTAAGGTTCAAAACAAGAGCAACTAAAAAGGCCAGACAGGAAAACAATCTAGGAACATACAATAAGTAACTTTGAAATCTCATTCATTAGTTTTAAATTATCATATGCCAATGAAGGATTGTTCTATCAATTGTTTCATTTGAGAAAGGGAAAGAGATTCTTTCGAAACTTTACCACttttgttctgctaagcaaaaataaaaaagggaacCAGTTACAAACAAGATACATTGCATGAGTGACATTTTAGCCGGTATCCTGTATCTGCTTATACAAATttatctgtgcttagcaaatttatcTGCCTAACTACTCGGAAATCAACCACACTGGACCtaattttcataaagctgtgaaGCAAAAAATAGCGCTTAGCAGTTTTTATTACTGTTTTCTGCCAAGCAAAACTTAGCAGGGAATCAGTCACAAACAATGTACATACAGGAGTAATTTGCCTGGTAATCTGTTTCtactaagcaaaatttgttctgcttagcagctctatgaaattgggtcatggTCTGAATGAGTAACATGTTTTATCTTAGCCAGATTTCTAAGATAATCACAAACATTTCCCAGTCGATGTTCATCCATTTTGTTGAACTTGATCAAACCCATGCTTGTTACACCTTGAAGACTCGATCATTTCAGTCCATTCAAAGGCACTGTGCACGTTTATCTTTGCATGAAAacacataaatgaaacaaaataaaagcaagATTTTTTGTTCTGACAGAGATTCAATGATTTATGTgtcttttattttaacaaagtcTTTGGAATTACATGCATATATTTATTCTTTCTTCAGAGAAAAAATTCCAACTTGCGGTATAAGTCATTAAAGATGCtaatgtcagatttttggtcccgaacattaaaaaatatatttttttgagtgaatggtattttaaAGAGTATCACcagctctaacgaaaaaagtttaacttttacttttaatggtcaggaaccatgacaaaaattttaaacggttcttataaatataaaacacataataatTGTTCACGTGAtagatcccgacaaaaactaattttgagcactttatttcactgctactaataattggcggacttttttagagcaatggctcaaatgaaagtttgtaactttctcgaccccatcaaaatacctagtgaattttgaaaaaaaatgttttggtcaaatcggccaaaaatctgacatagcatctttaatattaACGATGTGATAGCAAAACTGCCTTTGAAGAATTTTAGGCCAAtccctggtcttggtcttgccATACCTACTTTCATCTCCTTAGTCTCAAGCCATTTGGCTTAGACAAGTTGGTgtctaaatacaaacaaaccatGGTTATGTTTATAAATTCAATTGGAGGTCTAAGTAGGACAAACCtgccagggccaaatttcatagagctgctaagcacacaaatttgcttagccagaaatttcttccttaattaaaacaggattaccaaccaaatttccacgtgattttcaggaaaagcaaacaacatATATGATGACAGTAttaacaagcaaaatgcaacaagtggaaatttgattggtgATCCTGTTTtaattaaggaagaaatttcatgctaagcaagttgttgtgctttgcagctctatgaaattcggcccagATCAGTGACCAAACTATGCATCCACAGGTATGTTTACGCTGGTCCAATATTGGTCCAACTCGTCATGCTAACTACTGATGAATGTAGGCCTAAGAGTCCGACCCAGTGGAGCTTACGGGAGAGTCGCCGTTACAAACCCGATAAGGTTCTACTTCATCAAAATCAATGTTCGTTTCCAATGTGTTCCTTCGCTGACTGGCATCTTGTTGCTTCCTTCTCCTCTTTGATTTGAGTTCTTTAAGCACTCTGGCTATACATGCAAACGTGATTGACATGACGCTCAGACAGAGCAGGATATAAAATATGAAGATCAGTTTCATGGTGTTAGAAAAAGCAGAATACGGGTTCGGTCTTCGCGGCATCACATCTCCGAAGCCGATGGTACTGAGCGACATGACACTGAAATACAGTGCCGTCAAAAGAGGCCATCCCTCCGTCTGTATCAGCACCAGGCTGGGAAAGACGACTAAGACGATCCACAGTGCTATGACGGGAACGAGGAAGTATGAAATTCGCCGTGGGATTTTGAATCGCCGGCAAGAAGTGCTCAACATTGCAAACCACAAATCTCGAAAAGTCTTGCCTACGGTCAATATCATGTAGTAACATAACGGGATACCAACAGCCGCGTAGAGAATACAAATGAGTTGTCCTGTCTTTGTAATGGGTACCAATTCGCCGTAGCCTACAGAGAAATGAGAAGGGTGGACAGACTAGAAAACCATAGTTTGCATCTAATTAGAAAGCataattcattgtttaatatGGCAAAGCAATTCACATACAACGAAAGATGGGACATGGCTATTGAATTACCGTTTATTTGTTTGCTCTCAAATTCGATGTTTCAGTGTGCCAACGCATGAAAGAAAGGAGTCTCTGTTAGTCCATGTATGGTACGGCAAAAAAAAGCGGTATAAAAGCTCTATTATGTATGGAAAATTGTACCCAAAGCCATCACTTAGAACCATTGGCTACAACACACTGGTTAGCACTAAAATGGATATACCCACCACAAGTAGTAAGTATCGACAGCGCGAAACCCATCGAGTCAGCGATGTTCCACACCGGTTCTATACCCTTCGTAGTATCAGTGTCTGTACGGAATACTCTCCGGAGTTTCCAAGCTATCTCAGCCTGTTCCATGAGCCCTCGGAGGCTCTCCGTCGTGGCGTTACATTCCCGGTTCTCTTCGCTGAAGTTTTGCAGTGCGCGGTAAAGTTCCCGCCGAGAGAGTTTGGTCTCGGCATCGTCTGCTTCCCGCTCGATGGCCATGAAGGAAAGCGCGCCAAGTGCGAGGTAGATCCAGAACACGAGGCATACGAGTATCGTGCGGTACCTCCTTCGTATCCCCATTGTGGTTTTTTTATAGTAATGTTTGATACTAGTGCAGTGTTTGGTTTAAGTGTTTTACAGAAATGTACACAAGCCCATAGTTTTAGTGttgtagtattgtgtccaccatgaTATCACAAACTTGCCTATAATTGTGTAGTGGTCACTCTCCAGAGCTACTGCACAAACAAGTCCCTGGTGACAATTAACATGCTGAAAGTTGAAATGCTAATTTGAGACAGCTCACGTAAAACACGATAACCATAAGATGTACACAGTCAGACATCTGCTGGTGGTATCGTGGCTCAGGCAGATTGTTCTCTTTATTTAAACACATAGAACTGGTAACTAACTTTAATGACCGTTATTGACACGATCTGGTAACATATTAGTTCCTGTTGTTTTACGTGTGACCTCGATTTACCATCTGCTCCCATGGTGCTGGTATAAGCCCTGTTGATAGAGTGTGGTTGAAGCTCACAGAATATGCAAATGATGCAAGAGGAATGTGTATGTTTAACTAATATCATTACTGGAAGCCCATGTTAGTCAGAGAGGGTTTAGTATTATTTTGCTGTGGCAATATTATGTGTAGAACAAAAATGGAACAGTGGAAAGGCGTATATATACACTCGCAGCACACAGGGTGTGGGTCAATGAGCAAGGCACTCTCTTGACCTCTAGCCAATAGGGTGCCCAAATAAATTGACGTCATGTCCGTGGTGCCATTAATCTCCATTTCGAATAAGGTCAAAGCATAAGATACATTTCGGTCAGTCGGTCAATGGTTTGTTCTTGCGAATGCTAAGTAAACGTTGACGTCACACTGCTCTATCGTCAAAGCAGATACGCATCGACGAAGATAAAAAGCGTCCTCAACgactaaattgtttttttttttatagcaccCCACCTCCTACATCTAGTTCATTTGTTTTTCATGATCATCCTTTCTGCAAATAATGTCATTCAAACTGAAGTGGTCGTTTTTGCCGCTATTTTTcgaagctttaaaaaaaagtgttggtCAGATGTTCGACATACATCAGCATTGGCAAACACTAACACCGTTCCAGAAAACTGCATTCAAATTCGTTTCTGGCTCGGGCCAAGTGCATCAACCTAATTAATAGTAGTGTGTAGTTTATTTTATGGATTCGCattttcctttcaaacataaCCTAAAAGCAGCTTCCAATTTTAAATAgtgttttgttgtcattatcAACTTTCTGTGGTGAGTAAATTTGAGCATAAAGATGGTGTTACATGGTCACTTTAGAAGGGTAAAACATGTTGATAGAACTAACTCCAAACAAGTGTatagaacaaagaaaaaacaaagaaaatctCCTTTGCATAAAGTTACACTGTTAAACCAAGATATTTATTTACATTCCACTTTAACATTATACgtccccttaaaggcactggacactattattgtcaaagaccagtcttctcacttggtgtatctcaacatatgcataaaaagacaaacctgtgaaaatttgagcttgattggtcgtcggagttgcgagataactatggaagaaaaaaaaacacccttgtcacacgaagttgtgtgctttcagatgcttgatttcgagacctcaaattctaaacttgaggtctcgaaatcaaattcgaggaaaattacttgtttctcgaaaactacgtcatttcagagggggccgtttctcacaatgtttgataataGTGTTCTATATGCATTATTTAAAGTGTATGTACAATAAAGCAAACTATTACGACTCGTGTTAATACGACATAGCCAATAAAAGGCAAAAGAAcacttgttttttcttcataataaGCATTGCATTTTAACTTTCTGTACAAAAATCATATTACTTCGCTTGCCTCTACTTGACTTATGAGCATACTTACCAAAAGGTAAATCCATAGCTCTTggaaatgtgcgcatgctccaAACGATGTaacaaagggtgcgttcgtttagcttccctgggtcgaacccgatgtgtggcgtttttttccccaggacgaacgtgggtaattatctgcacacgttcgtcctggaaaaagaaaactccacacaccggggtcgacccggggaagctaaacgaacgcacccaatggaAATTtgcctggtaggtctgctgccaccttgcgtTTCAAAGTATCCCATTAGATTGTTGCGCATAAAAACATCAATGAAGGGATAACAATGCAAAGGTAAAAGCTCATGAACAACAtttgtaactgtcaaagacaattGTATCATGTGAAGAAAAGTTTATGCTCAATTTGTCATCCGAGTCACCAGAAAAATAATGGGAATAATCTTATAATGTTTTCAGTTCTCAACCCGTTGCTGAGTTTGGGTCTTATCTTATCTCGCCAAACCAAATCTAGTAGGAGGCTTTTGATCGCTTTGTGGCAGCAGGTTTACCAAGTTATTTTCCACCGTTATTTCGCTCCGAGCATGTATTCAGGCAAACAAATATCTAGGGAAGTTTGAACCAAGACTATCTTCTTCTCGTGTAATTGACATTTTCAATCTGAAAAGGGGTTTCAAGGTGTACTGTTTTTGTATGTAAACGCCTGATATTGTTGTTCTACTGTTGTTTGTactgtttattttatattttaataaacatttaaaaGCTGCTAACTGAGGCTTAGATGTTGTATGCGTATGTCTCAGATTAAACTACGACTAGAAGTTAGGCATTATTTGGCCAGATTGCCAACTGTGTGACAAACGCAGTCACTGGTGATGTGGGCAGCTGTTTGGAGGGCTGCAGCTCCACTCTCACACAAGACCGACTTGCAATCAAACCCATCCGAAACATGATTGCGAGGAATCGACCATGACCAGTTACGGCATCATCGGCACTAATCTGCTCTGGGCATGGATGACATCAGGGTGAGGCTTAGGATCTTGGTCAGTCTAAAGTTGTTGTGTGGTCCCCCTGGCTCGCTCCTGAGTATTCAAGAATGCTAAATTAGAGGACCGTCTTCTAGAAGTGCAGTTCTTTCGCCTCCACGTTCGGAATCTGACTCTAGTCTGCTGGATGTGGTTTTTGTGCCACCGAAAAATAACCTTAAAGACGGTGGAGACAATACCAAGACAGAGGAAGCAGTACACGGTTGTGCCACCTTTGTAGCACCAGTCTAATAATACTGAGTCTTTGTATCTATGAAGGCTAACCTTCACGTCTCCGAAGCCGACTGTACTCATCCCTGTGAAGCTGAAGTATTGTGCCTTGACCCAGTTCCACCCCTCTGTCCTGGTGTAAATCAACGTTGGCAGCGTCACCACAATCGACCAGAATACCAATATAATGACGAAGAGACGGGCAGCGTTCACTAGGAGAGCAAGTCGGAGACGCCTTCGGAAAACTCCGTCGAGTTTATCGGCTAGGATGAGTGCCGCGTCCCCTA encodes:
- the LOC139940025 gene encoding potassium channel, subfamily K, member 16-like, producing the protein MGIRRRYRTILVCLVFWIYLALGALSFMAIEREADDAETKLSRRELYRALQNFSEENRECNATTESLRGLMEQAEIAWKLRRVFRTDTDTTKGIEPVWNIADSMGFALSILTTCGYGELVPITKTGQLICILYAAVGIPLCYYMILTVGKTFRDLWFAMLSTSCRRFKIPRRISYFLVPVIALWIVLVVFPSLVLIQTEGWPLLTALYFSVMSLSTIGFGDVMPRRPNPYSAFSNTMKLIFIFYILLCLSVMSITFACIARVLKELKSKRRRKQQDASQRRNTLETNIDFDEVEPYRVCNGDSPVSSTGSDS
- the LOC139940684 gene encoding potassium channel subfamily K member 10-like, encoding MGCKKTLLLFVCWITYLCLGALAFIAIEKGYLATQQEARADFNKAVADFAREYSSCGVTRDSVLTFLENHGRHAQANGVFNFDVDPSKGVQDEWSMTNALVFTSEIVTTIGHGTLTPRTSKGRLACIVYALFGVPLCGFMLAAVGDAALILADKLDGVFRRRLRLALLVNAARLFVIILVFWSIVVTLPTLIYTRTEGWNWVKAQYFSFTGMSTVGFGDVKVSLHRYKDSVLLDWCYKGGTTVYCFLCLGIVSTVFKVIFRWHKNHIQQTRVRFRTWRRKNCTSRRRSSNLAFLNTQERARGTTQQL